A genomic segment from Aegilops tauschii subsp. strangulata cultivar AL8/78 chromosome 1, Aet v6.0, whole genome shotgun sequence encodes:
- the LOC109765747 gene encoding histone H4, translating into MSGRGKGGKGLGKGGAKRHRKVLRDNIQGITKPAIRRLARRGGVKRISGLIYEETRGVLKIFLENVIRDAVTYTEHARRKTVTAMDVVYALKRQGRTLYGFGG; encoded by the coding sequence ATGTCCGGGCGCGGCAAGGGCGGGAAGGGACTCGGCAAGGGGGGCGCCAAGCGCCACCGGAAGGTGCTGCGGGACAACATCCAgggcatcaccaagccggcgatCCGGCGGCTGGCGCGGAGGGGTGGCGTGAAGCGCATCTCGGGGCTCATCtacgaggagacccgcggcgtGCTCAAGATCTTCCTCGAGAACGTCATCCGCGACGCCGTCACCTACACCGAGCACGCCCGCCGCAAGACCGTCACCGCCATGGACGTCGTCTACGCGCTCAAGCGCCAGGGCCGCACCCTCTACGGCTTCGGCGGCTAG